Genomic DNA from Candidozyma auris chromosome 1, complete sequence:
TGCTAATTCTGGTAGGGTAATAACACCTCAACgaaaaaattaaaaaaagacaaacCGCCAATGCGCTTATTTGAAGAGCTAGGTGTAGAACCCTCAAATTAGAATTATATTGTTCCATATCCAACTCGGCAAAACATATAGAAGTTGACTAAACCGGTTTTCCTGCTAAAAGCGATGTCCTGCATATACTCCATGGGCATCGTATCTGCATTCTGTTTGGATGATCTACGATCATGCACGAAAATACCGCATAGACAGCTAATCCCAAGGGTCCAGTTGACGTAAGGAAGATCTGACGATTAGTACATTCTCCGGAATAGGTGAGAGAATGTGCTGATCTCTAAAAAAGTTTCTTTTCCCACGTGGCGAGTCACGTGACAGTTAGTGCTGGGTGGGTGACGTCATTCCTTCTATTTCTGACGCTCCCTCCGGAGATATCACTGCATACAGTGCGGCTCATCTACCCCCGACCCTCCACGTCGCTCGCAGGCATATGTGCTTATACGCAGGACGGCatatttttattttgtgACATCCTCGGATTCTCAGCGTGCCCTCGGAGACCTCCCACCGTCGACAATAGACGCTGCTGCATAACGTTCTGCACCAGGTGCAGAGGGATATTGCTTTTCTTGCTGTCACGACTGAGGCATTTCTCGGACTGTGTGCAGACCATGCGCTTAAATAAACCACCCGCGGTAGATGCACCTTGCAGATGAATTCTTGATAAGTGGTTTTGTGTGGTTGATGAAAAATGTGTCCTGCAGACAGGCGGGCTCTCAAATCTCACACCCTCTCTCATCTAAAACGCTATATATTTCTGTCAAAACCACAAAACCCTCTCCTTCAGGAGAGACTTTTTCCCATAATACTTTAACATAAGACTTCGTTTGTCCCTAGCCATTCTCCTGGCCCTGCAGATAAGCCCAGCCCCCCCTTCcgtcgtcgtcgtcttcGTCCTCGTTTCCCCCACGCTGCCTCTGCGTCCCCCACTCGTTCCCAGCTTCCCCATACTCTATAATCTGGGAGAAGTTACACATTATCGCCAAccaaaataaaaaaaaaaaaaaccccaaaatcaccaaccCAAATCCCAAAACATCCATATcccaaaatcatcaattcatCCAAATTCGCCAATCCAAAATAAGCCCTAATTTCATTCTCTCTCACTTTCCCTCCCAATGACAGCTCCTAGAAGGCAGCGCTCCGAGTACCTGAAAAACGGGTGCAAAGAgtgcaaaagaagaaaaatcaagTGTGACGAGTTCATCAACCCGCCCCCCGAGGCCATCcgcaaaatcaacaaacaAGGCAGAGTAGCCTGCTGGCAATGCACCAGGCTCCACAAGGAGTGTGAGTATCCAATGAAAGGAGAGAAGGTGCCGAGGGTCAGCAGGAAGGCGCTCATGGAGCAGAAGAGGCGGGAGGCCGAGGCCGCCAGCGGCAGTGCCAGTGCTGCCGGCACGTCTCTTCATAACGGTGGTGTTTCTCTCGACGGCACCCTCAATAACGGCGCTCTTTCCAATAACGGCCTCTCCAACAGCGGCGGCGCCACCAATGGCTATCATGGTGCTGGTTACGGCCTCAACACACCTTCCAACGGCATTAATGGCATTCTGGGCTACGGATTTGGCGTTGGCCTCGGCCTGAGCCTCACCCTGGGCCTCGGCTTGGGCTACTTCCAGGGCCCCATGTCGTACTCGGTGCTGAACTTGCTGAACGGGCTCAATCCCTATGCGGGGCCCAACTTCCCCGTTTCGGCGGCGTCGTCGATTTCCAACCCGCTCGTTGGCGGCGTGGGGCCTCCAGCGCTTCCCAGGCCCCAGGCGGCGCCCTTGGCGGGAAATCTTTCCACACCCACCTCGTCGTCGCATTTTTCGTCGGCCTCAACTTCCCAGTTCCCGCCAGCGGGTCTCCTGGAACCGTCGCTGGCCACCGCCTCGTCCACGGCAGAGCCTCCCGAGGACGAAAACGTCAAGTTGGACCCGATCTCGTTCTATGACCAGCTGGACTTGACGCTTCTTGCCGCTGacctcaacaacttggtgcTGGACATGATCTACGACGTCAATTTCGATGTCAAGGGCCTCACCGACTCCGAGTCGCAGCAGCCCACGCCGCCAACGCCCAACTCAGAGGACTTTGAGTCCAACTACTACGACCACATCCCTCGCAACCTCAGTTTGGGCTACATTGGCGTCAAGAGGGCCTCGGAAAAGACGTATTTGCATGAGTTTTACCGCGAGTTCGCCAACATCATTCTTCCCTTCAATGCATACGACGCCCACACGAGGCAGTTTTTCAATCCCGCCAGGGATATCTTGCTCAAATGTGCCCACCGCGAACCTTTTCTTCTAGCGGCCATTTTGGCCCAGGGTGCCCGCTCGGTGTTCACAAAGTCGGCAAACCCAGACGACGAGCAAGCCTACTACTCGTATCTTCTGCGGTGTCTTAAATTGCTTGGGCCTGCGCTTGGTGACGCTGGCGAGAAAAACGGGTTGGCGCTTGTGGCGAACATCGAAGCCGTGCTTCTTACAGTGTTGTTGCTTACTTCTTCAAACGCTGTGAATGCTAGACAAAATTGGAGACCTCACCTCCGTGGCGCTAAGGACTTGTTGCTCAAGCATAATAAAAACCGCCCGCTTACAAAAAAATCCAAGGTATTAATCTTCTGCAAGTACTGGTTTGTCTCGTTCGAAATCTTGGCAGGGTTGGGCTCTAAAAATGGAGGGACGGTGcatgttgatgaggagctAGATTTATTGCTTAATTACGCCGATCCCTACGAGGTTCAGGTTCTCACTGAACTTGGGCTTATCCTACCAAATGGTTTCAACCTCATTGGCGGCTACCACAACGACTGCGTCCCTCACTTAAGAGACCTTATTAAACTTTTGAATAAATCTCGTGCAGCAAAGGCTCAGGCTAGTGAAAATGGGAAGGCTACTCAATTGTAGGATGCAAATCCCGGTGGTAGTTctaagaagaagttcatttCCGCTTGTCAATCTACCGAGTGTATTCGTCTACTTGGAGAGTTTGAGAGAGCTCGCAACAAGGTATTCTTCTCCCAGAATCCTGTCATGTCGCCAGACGATTTTCCTAATGGCGTAATTCCTCAAAaccaccttcttgattCGGCCACTGTTGCTGGAACGCGCAAAATTGTAAGTTGGGCCGACATTTCCCAGCAGCTGTATTGCTTTGCTGCGGTCATCACTATATTGACGGATTTCCTTGGTGTCCCTCACGATTCAGCCCCGGTTCAAGAATTAACAAAGggtcttcttgatctcatttCTTTTGTGGAACCGCCAAACAATGAACCTGTTCTCTTTAAGTATTCTGTTTTGATGGTTCAATGGCCAGCACTGGTTGCTGGTTTGAACGCCATAGAACCTGAACATGTGGCTGCGGTCGAAAGGTTCTTCAACGTGGCTGCCGAAACGGGATCTGGAAGCGCTGGGCATTCTTTGAAAATGATCAAGAGGCACTGGAAGAGACGTGAACTTGGCCTAGACGAGAGTGAGGAGGAAGTTGACGTTGTGAACTATTAGCGAAAATTATAAACTGTCTTTACAGTTGCTAAAAGAAAGGGCCATTACACTGTGGCCTGTAGTCAGCCCCCGAAGTTTCTAGAAGAGGCTCTGGCAGCCATTCATTTCATCACGTATTACTAATTATATAATAAAACCATCTGTGGAGAACTCCGTTTTTGCAAGTTTAACACCCCTTTCAGATGCGATCTACATTACGTATACATTTTCGCTCTACTCTTAAACCTTCTCTTCCATTGTTCTCGGCCAAACAAAGACGAGCAAATACTTCGAAGATGCCATTATACGTGCTAATTGTTCCTCTCTGTTTGCGCATGAGATGTGGCTGGATCTGACTTCCCAATGCAAGGGAGGAAATCTgtttaaaaaaaaacccaTTGTTCCCCGAACTATCTAGGTTTTGTGAAATAGAAAATCTATTAGAGGTCAATGCGCTTTGCTGTTTGCTCTTTTCACTTTTTCTGTTCGAGAAATAGAAATTTAGGTGGCTTTtaaaagcaaaagagtCTGTTTAAGAAATTTAGACGTATACTCCTCAATCAGCAATTCTGTGCATGTGAAGCCATTCCCAAAAATGAAAACGCAGATGGGACCATCGTAGCAAGATCGTACTACATCATCTACAGAAGAGTGCATTAGATAAGGACTAAGGGGTTATCTGGACGAATTGGGAACTTCTCAGCACTAATTTAGATAATTTTAGAAAGTTtcacaaaaagagaataCTTGGTGATATTTGGGGCAACTTCGACGACCCTGTTCACATATAAGGTGCTCGTGCTGATTTTATGTGAATTCATGATATTTCCCAAATTATTCGATTGTATCCAACTGATCTTTGTGAGAGCCTATTTAATTGTATGTTATTAATGAAACTTCTCTTCGAGATGATTAACCAGGTAGTGAAAAAAAACTCATCGATTGCAAACGCAAGCAAAGAGATCAATCATCATCACATAATTACCCCAACACCTCTTCAATGAAGTGTGAACCTTCTCTTCACTCGATTCTTTATTTCACCActtatttttctttgttttctcaACCCGTTTTATGTTCTAGAATTATTTTTATTGACTATATACTAAACTGGAAGAATAGGTTTAGCAGCAACGAACTTCTTCTGATTTGATCTCGACAGCGGCATCAGCATCTCAGCGACCTTGAATAAGTCATCAACACAGACTTTCTTGTCCCCTCTCTTCAATGTTTAGCCTTGTAAAAGAGGCAGGCAAACCTCGGAACCTTAGAAGGCAGAGAAATTTCACCCTCCACGAGTGTGGTATCCGAATCATAGTCCACCTCCGGCATCATCAGACCCTTTTCGGTATTGctttcgtcatcatcgtcatcatcagcatcaGACCAACCAATAGGGTCGTCAGACTCTGAATCCTCATCTTCGTAGTATCTGACGGCAATGCCAGGAGAAACTGAGTGAGCATTTACTCCAAtggagaatttgaaagTATTGCCAGTCCACTTGTGGTCCCTCGTAGCAAGATCTCtcaagagattgatgaAGCGATTAAGAGGATGTTGGTAAAAAAAGGTACTGACGTCAAGAGGGCGTTGAAATGGGACATTTTCCTGAATTCCTTTAAGATTGTCGCTATGAAAAGCATCATCTGAGTCGCagtcgtcgtcatcatcgtcagaCCAGCCAACAGGATCGCCTGATTGATCATCACTATGAAATCTGACGGCAACACCTGGTGCAATTGAGTAGAGGGAAGCCTCTCCTGGAATCTTGGTGCTAGCCATATATTTGTCAGGATACAACGCAAAAtcctcaagaagcttcagaAGTGTTTCGAGAGGGTTCTTGTAAAAGAACTTACTCAACTTCCCCCAAGACTTTAATACCCAGTCGACGTCGACATAACTGGGTTCTGGAAACTCGAACCCATCACCGGCTTCATAGTCGTCGTActcgtcttcgtcatcaGACCAACCTAGAGGATTATCAGTTGATTTAAATTCAGTTTCCACTTGAACAGCTTTGTTCTTGTGCAATCTTACTGCGACGCCTGGCCTAACGATTTGAACTTGCCTTCCACCCGTCATTTTCAAGACAGCGTCACCAGAGTCGGCAACTAAGTGGGCAAGAGCTTCATTTTTAAGCTTCTCAAGTTTTGTGAAGGGATGCTCGTAAGAGAACACACTCACAGAAAGCTTTCGAGTCTTTTtgtgcttgaagaagtgtGGTTTATCAGGCAACAGacttcttggtggaggaggagggGGACATCCAGAAGCGGCTGGTGCTTGAGACTTTTTATGAGTAGTTAAGATTTTAACATAGTTAAAAAGCTCAGTGGAGAACATTCCAGCATAGAGTGGTATCCCGGAATGCAATTGACTCAATGGATTCACAAAACGCTTTGTGGGCTCATTGGAGTTGGTGGGGTTTCTCAATTGTTCGATAAATTTCGTacaattgaagaaagtacAGGGTTCGTCAATTGTTGACGACCTGCTGTTTTTAAAATCCATTCCAGCAATTACTGGCATGGTTTCAAAATCAGAATAAAGATAAGTTTCGTTGATCattgatggtgttgagaTAAACTGGAGTTTGTGCAAGTTTTCTGTCGTCAGTCAAAATAATTTTGAGTGATACAGAAGAAAAGTGATGGGTAAAATTCGAGCTGTTCAAGAAATGGGGGGTCTTATATACCTAATATGCCACAGAAAAGGAGGAGAGAGCCTTCGGAAAGTTGTATTACGTCAAATGAGGAAAGAGCTACTTACTCTGTTTAATTGCCTCACAAGGCTCATAATAAAAAATATACACGATGGTGTTCATAGGCAGTGACAGAGACACCATGAGTTTTTGAATTCCACATTAAAAGACTTGTCGATTCGAGACCATTTCAGAGATGCCCATGTTGCCTATGTTTCGGCCAGGATTTGTGAAATTCAAGTGGACCCTCACTGCCTTATATTTTATCGCTATTCTACCTAATGAAAGTTTAACACAAATAAGTCGGTCATCGATATCAAAGCACATACCGTGATGAGTTGCCTACTTCATTTTAGGAAAGTAGATTTacgtctttcttcttcagaaatACGGCGATGTTTTGCTTCCTCTCACGAAGAATCATCAATAGCGTGATGAGAGCTGGCAAAGGTTTATAGGGCTGCGCAAAAGCATATTTGGTCATATTCTAGATTTGGTTTACTAGGGATAGTATAATGCATTCAATATACAATTTCAGCGTGGATTTCTCTGAAACACATTGAGCCACTTATCAAATGAGCTCCCTTCGTAGACTTAGAGTAAAATGGAAAGTGAGGGAAATGACCTGATgaactcaaaagaagatctgttatttttccctttttcGTCTCGCTTTTCTGGGAAATATTACGCCTCCAGGAGCAATGTGTACCAGTTCAAGTTACCTCCAGCAAGTTGCAAGCGAGTGTCATTTGGGCTTCGTCTTTCCTTGGCGAGATCCTCCTGAATCTTCCACCCGACTCTCTCGGCACCAGTCCTGGCACCATCCAAGTTGGCAGAAGTGGGACCAATCCGCAAACTGGCGTTCTTGCCTACCATGTAGAGCGGTAAGTCGTCTGTCCACTGCAAGTTGTCAGTAAGACATGGGAACCCACCTACAATGTCGATGGGATACTCCTCCATGATGGAATTCATGAACCCTAGACTTTTGAGGTCTGGTGCAATGCCTGTAGCACACACTACGTAGTCGACATTAACATTCTCTGTTTGCATgtcgtcttcgtctttgGTGACCAAGTCAATGTTCCACATCTTCATTTCGTCATCCCATTTCCCGTTTTCAACAGTTGTGTACTTCAATAGCTCGAGTCTTCCCAGAGCCTGATGCTTCTGGAGTCTGAAGTGGTATTCAGGATTGATCAGCCCGCCACCTCTGGCGTCTTGGATCAATTGAGCACGCTCTTCGTCTGTATCTAGAATGTAGAATGccagcttcttcacattCTTGTACTTGGTGACCCAGTCCAAGTGGAAATCAAaatgcttgatcttgagagGGCCCCTAAGCACCAAAGTGACTCTAAACCCTTGGGTGCAAGCAACATGGGCCAATTGGGCCAGTGTAAGGCCTCCACCAACTATCACAATATGTGGAAGGTTAGAAAACtgagacttcttctttctacGTCCCGAGCTCTTGCGAGAGGGAGGAGAGGTCTCCATACCCTTTTCTTTCATCTGACCGAACTGATCTTGCGTAcagtttttctttgcttcctccttAGACGTTAAACACCCACTGAAGTCTCTGTCTTTTGGCCTCTTGAACTCCATCTCCATTTTACAAGCAATCGATTCAGCTGATTCGTATTCTGACTCACTGACCAAGTTAGGGCCAGGCTTCACACGACGCTTGTCTTTTTCGGGCTCACCTTCCTCTTGCATCTTGGGATCCTGTttactcttcttttcttccattGCCAAATCCCTCACAtctgtttcttcctttggGTTACCTTCACGCTTCACACTATCTAAGTGACAGTCACAATTTAATTCCTCAGTGGACGAATTGCGAGAGAGCTcgaaggagaagttggaaTTTGCATCCGAATCACTGAGCGAACTCGAAACAGAGCTGTTTCTCTCATTTGGTGTAGTTCCTGTAAACCCAGCTTGCTTAGACTCAATACTTGTAGCATTAATAATTGCCTCCTTGTCTGTCGACATCGCTTTCTCCAAAGGGTCAATAGGTTCATTGAGCATCACAGAAGTGATAGTTCCTCGCATATCGTGCTTATCTGTTATAGCTTCACCTTTAACCAGCGAATTTTCATCTTTCATAGCGTTCTCCACCCTTTCTTCGAGAAGGTTTCTCGTCTCATTCAGATTTTCTCTCATTGGCTTTTCGCCTTCCTCATTCTCCTCCAtatttgaattttttttggtcaTCACTGAATCATGTTCCATCATCTTGTCGCCCATGCATTTCTTTTGAGCCGTCTCTAACTTCTCACATAGTCTGGGATGTGGAAACGGCACCTTCTCATAAAAGATATCAGTGGTGTGGCATGCAGCTTCGAGAGGCGGTTTCTCGCCCAATCCTTTGATAGGGTAATTGATCTTTCCCCGGTGTCCACTGGCCACCACACAAGTCTTGCATCCATAGCATTTACCCGATGCTGTTTCCACAAAAAACCCTCGCTCGACAAAATTCTTATCGTATACGTTCAAGTCCACGTATTTCAATGAAACCACttcatccttcttgacacAGTCGCCGATGTTGTACCTTTCAATCAAGTCGTTACAGAAATCACGAAAAAACGGCGTCAGCGGGCGGTAGTAGTCTCTCCAGTCTCTCATGTTGATATCAACGATTCCCGACCTGTCGTGGTTCTTGCCGCCGGCCTGATCCCCTATAACAGCAGGCACCTTTCCTTTCatgttcttcttcgccttctTCATAGTCCGCTTCAACTGGTGCTTCGAATACTCCTTCCCCACGACGTTCTGGATCTCCATGAGATCTTTCTCACGTTTATGTGTGTGAGCGTACGTGATCATCCCGTCAATGTTCACTGGATCTGGGTGAAAGAACATGGGCAGCCTCAAATGGGGGATCTGGCAGGACCTGAACTGGTTATCCCAGCCCGTCATGAACTTATCGCCAATTGCGTCCAAGACAAGGATGTTCTCTGGTCCGAGTGTGGCCGGAGAAACGTATTTCAGCGTTTTCGTCATTCCTTTGTGGATTGTCGACACCTTGTGgcctcttttcttcaaccaGTGGAACCTCTGGTGCTCCTCCTCAGTGTAGATCAGACCTGGGGCATTTTCACAGAGCCTCAGAGCAACAGCAAGGCCGCACGTGCCGCCTCCGACAATCACCACCTCGAAGAAACAGTCTGAAGAGACGTCCACCACATCAACCATGattttttggaattttcaATGCTCTAAAAGAGTTGTGGGGCAACAAACGGGAtatattttgcaaccatctGGGCGTATTGCACACAGGCGCCTGCTCGATAACCTCTACGGTGCTGCGATAACCGCACTGGTATTTGCAACCGTACAAGTGAGAGGTTATGAAAACGAGTTTTAGTGGCTGTGTGTATACACTTGTCACTTTCTGACTTTGTCAGTGCCACCCTTCTGGTCGCGTGTGCatgcttgattttgcacGTATAGCATAAAACTAAGGACTCTCTGCGATCTGATAACCTCAACGTTGATTTTGCCAGAGGGCTCTAAAATCTTCTGTCTGATTCACTTACAGGTCGGCAAAACGCCTCCTAAAATATATGTTCATCTCATTCATATATAGCTTTTGTGAGGGCCTTCTTATTTCTCAATTGGCGCCTGTGAAGCCTTCCAAAATAGCTAAAAGACCAACAGCGCCAGGGTCAGGAACACCTCCGGCaaactcctcttcgttCACATACGAGGCTCTGCCAAACTTTGCCTGCAACTTGGCGGTTTTTTCACACGACTTGCGAGCAGCGTCAATCAGTTTTGCCACGTCGCCAGTCTCCACTAAAGTGTCcacaaatggctgcaaagtgTCCACCAAAGTGCGTCCGCCTTTACGTGCTTTAGTATACTTGAATAAGCCATCGTAGAGAGCCTTGGACATGGCCAGCGCAACCAGCTGGGTGTTCactgctttttcttctttcaaattcttAGCAAAACTCGTCAAGTAGATGGCGTAGATTCCTCCAGAGGTGCCTCCCATCTTGTCCTCCACAATCTCAGTGATTGCACTAACTGTAGCCACGACATCAGAAAGATTGTCTTCGAACTGTTTGTCGGAGTCGATAGCCGCCAAAATAGCCTCTGCGCCTGCTTTGAGCGTCTCTCCACAGTCTCCATCGCCCACCTGAGTGTCGTACTTTGTGATCTCAGGTTCCTTCAgaatcaacaacttcattgCATTCTGGAGGTTTTTGGCGAACTGTTGGCCATCAATTTTCACATCGGATTTGGGAAATTCTGCATATGCCACAGGAGACTCCTTCACCTCTTCTGCCGGCTGTTGCCACTCCTTGTCGCTGTAAATCTTAGGCTTCCAGCCTGGAGCGTTAGTGGGAGCATCCAAGAACCCAAGAATGTCCTTCTTCGAGTATTTGTTTGTGCCCGCCTTGTCCAAGTTAAACAAGGTGATGGAAAACCCTGGGCTGCTCAAAGAAGTGACAAAGTCAGAGATATAGACTCTCGAaggctttttcttcaatggcaCTCTCGACACAGCGTAGTGAGCTAGAGCATAAAGCTCCAAAGACGAAGTACCGCCgatgttgttgatcaaCATTACGTAGTCGTCGTTGTCATCAAAGTCGAGGTAGTGTCTCTCCTTGTCGTTCTTGTCCAACAACCTCTTGTACATGAGATCCACCAACTCGGTCGCTTCAGGAATTGGGTGTAATTTTTCGCCCGGCTCGTTGTGAATACCAAGGCCCAATTCTGCAGTGTCAGCGCCCGTAGTCTCACCTTCGTCGCCGCCTTCTCTGCCAGGAACAGTGGTTCTGTCCAAAGAAGCACCCATTGTGACCAAGGCAGCGTTCACCGAGCGGCCCAACTCAGCCAATTCTTCTATGGTGGCATTCTTCAGCGCACTAGCAGCTCCCAACGTCTTGTGGACCACGGCAGTGCCTGCAAtgcctcttcttcccaCCATTTCGTTCTGCGTTCTGCCCACGGCCACATCGTCCGAAACGGCCACCAACTCCACCTTGTAGCCGTCTCTTTTGGCTCTTTCCGCAACCAAGCCAAAGTGCAACACATCACCCGTGTAGTTTTTCACCACGGCAATGACTcccttctccttctcagcAGTAGCCTTTACTGCAGCCATGATCTGCTTGGTCGAAGGAGATGCAAAAATCGTGCCCGCCACCGCTGCATCGAGCAAATTGTCACCTACAAAACCAGCATGGAGAGGCTCGTGGCCCAGTCCTCCACCACTGATGATGGCAACTTTGAAGGCCGCTTTACCATTGTACACCACCTTCTCGGAGGGAATCAAAGTCAACGCAGGGTTCGACGCTGCTAGCCCACGAAGAGCAGTCACCACGAGATCGTCGTCCTTGGGATAGTTCCAGTGCTTAACCATTGAGGGGAAAAATAAAGATGAGAGTAGCTTCGAGTAGCAAGAGCTGGAGATACCATGATCCTGCGATACTTATAGTACTACATATACTATGGAGGAGTGGTGCACTGGGGGAAAGAGAAAACACCCCTTGGAGGCCTGATTGGACTGTATGGAGAATTAGCAAGGGTGATATGGGGTCGATGGAAGTGGTGGTTGTATTCTGGCTGGATTTTTGGGAGAATCAAAGTTGAATTGGTTGGGTGCAAATTAGCGATGGCCGCTTTAGAGCGAAAACTTGCAAGCAATAGGTGAGCTCGGTGGTAATTCAGACCTTGTGTAAGAAGCAGTAGATGTTGGTTGAAGCACACATGTGCTTGTTTGCTGTGAAGCTTTGAACAATTGAGTTGGGAAATGGCCTGCTATTTCTCAATGCACATTGTGCCTTGGGTATCTCACCAGCTGCCTCTAAGGTATAGACTTCTCACTTGATATATCAGAGCAAGCATACAATGGTTATGGACTTAGCTGAGTTCTCAGTGTGTATCATGGTCCCTaaattcttctctttttgtcaTATGATGAAGCAACATAGATTTGGCGGTTGCGCCAGGCTAAACACTCATCCATACACTTTAATCACACACAGTGTGCATTTGTTCTGTGCTCATGAGATCTCTACCACTAGCTCTCTTAACTCATTGTCCTTGATGCCCAAAACGTGAATTCACTAAAACGCAATGACCGAAAAATAGGACTCCTCTGACAATTTCTCGGAGTTTTTGGACATTCTCCACGTTTcgtcattttgcagccatttatTGTCTTCTGCACTGACACGGCATTTTGCGACACCTTCTGTGAAATGCAACCTTTTCATTGGTCCCACTTTTTTCGGGCTAGATTACCACAACATAGCTAATTTTTTCTACCAATACACCTTTACCGAACTCAATTCATCTATTTTTGCTCAGCACGAGtggtgaagcttcttcCCCTGGCTCTGTATTGTCCCTCTCGCGTATCCTTTCCTTCGACGTTGTCGCGCTTCTCCAGATCTCGAGGTCATCTCGCACTCTCCTGCCCCCACAAGCCCCACATCTACAACTCATCTCTTCGGCTTCACCCATATCCTTGATCGGTGGACGCAATTCACAAAAGAAGAcgcctttcttttcatAATACACTAATCATTACGCCTACTTATATCACCTGTTATTGATGCGATGGCCAGAACAAATAAGCTGAAGACGTTCACCGGGTGTTTCACTTGTCGGTCTCGAAAGATTCGGTGTGACTTAAGGCGACCAACGTGCAACAACTGCAAGAAAGCCCATCTCACGTGTCTGGGCTATGACATTAAGCTACGCTGGCTGCTTCCGGTCGAGTTTACTCCTAAAGGGAGGAACCCAATACAGCATCCAGTGAAATTCCCAGATAATGAGGCCGACAACTCAGAGCTGGGGtttttccaaagaagacACGTCGGTTTTGTCACTTGGGACGCTGCCAAGAACTGCAAGCCGTACGAGACATATGAGGAAATGGATACACATTTGGCAGATTTGCAGAGTTTAAAAAGACCTGCTCAAACGGTGCTTAGGGGCCCTTTTGGCGTTTTCAGCCTGAAAAGAGCTAAGAAAATTGCAGAGCTAAAACGGCAGAGCAACAGTAAGCAGCAACCGGTTCCTTCGGTCAGTGAAGACGACGCTTTGCTTGGTCACGACCAGCTCTGGCTCTCTAACGAATTGAAAGACCACGCCTTGCTTACAGCTGCAGCTTTGAATGGTGATACACAATTTCTTGACCTCGTGGACTCGCTCCCCAATTTTTCTCCCAGCTCTCTGGCGTTCCCAGGAAACGCCGAATCAAACGATTTCCTCAATTTGGTGTTTCACCGCCATAATAATGCTACCAATACGAACCTGCCACAGGGACAAGCCACTCCCTCTTCAATGAGCAGCCTTCTCAATCCAGACGAGAATATGAAATTTCCTGCAAATCAGCTATACCTGAACTATAATAATTTTTTCTACAATAACCCATACCAACTCAACAAAACGTTGGAAATCCAACTTCACGCCCTGGCGCATCCTCTGAAACACGATGATGCTACTGTTATGGTAGATGGAGACAACTCTAGCGCTACACACATGCCCGAAGATATCATGGCCATAGTTGAGCGTCCTTTACAGCCAAAACTTGGTTTTGATATCTCTTTACCCAAAAATGGCGTGATGCTCCCAACAACCGCTCTACAAGTGCAGCCACTCACCCGGTACTTGCTTAACTACTATGTCACTCAGGTAGC
This window encodes:
- the DAK2 gene encoding dihydroxyacetone kinase codes for the protein MVKHWNYPKDDDLVVTALRGLAASNPALTLIPSEKVVYNGKAAFKVAIISGGGSGHEPLHAGFVGDNLLDAAVAGTIFASPSTKQIMAAVKATAEKEKGVIAVVKNYTGDVLHFGLVAERAKRDGYKVELVAVSDDVAVGRTQNEMVGRRGIAGTAVVHKTLGAASASKNATIEELAELGRSVNAALVTMGASLDRTTVPGREGGDEGETTGADTAELGLGIHNEPGEKLHPIPEATELVDLMYKRLLDKNDKERHYLDFDDNDDYVMLINNIGGTSSLELYALAHYAVSRVPLKKKPSRVYISDFVTSLSSPGFSITLFNLDKAGTNKYSKKDILGFLDAPTNAPGWKPKIYSDKEWQQPAEEVKESPVAYAEFPKSDVKIDGQQFAKNLQNAMKLLISKEPEITKYDTQVGDGDCGETLKAGAEAILAAIDSDKQFEDNLSDVVATVSAITEIVEDKMGGTSGGIYAIYLTSFAKNLKEEKAVNTQSVASAMSKALYDGLFKYTKARKGGRTLVDTLQPFVDTLVETGDVAKSIDAARKSCEKTAKLQAKFGRASYVNEEEFAGGVPDPGAVGLLAILEGFTGAN
- a CDS encoding Zn(II)2Cys6 transcription factor, encoding MTAPRRQRSEYSKNGCKECKRRKIKCDEFINPPPEAIRKINKQGRVACWQCTRLHKECEYPMKGEKVPRVSRKALMEQKRREAEAASGSASAAGTSLHNGGVSLDGTLNNGALSNNGLSNSGGATNGYHGAGYGLNTPSNGINGISGYGFGVGLGSSLTSGLGLGYFQGPMSYSVSNLSNGLNPYAGPNFPVSAASSISNPLVGGVGPPALPRPQAAPLAGNLSTPTSSSHFSSASTSQFPPAGLSEPSSATASSTAEPPEDENVKLDPISFYDQSDLTLLAADLNNLVSDMIYDVNFDVKGLTDSESQQPTPPTPNSEDFESNYYDHIPRNLSLGYIGVKRASEKTYLHEFYREFANIILPFNAYDAHTRQFFNPARDILLKCAHREPFLLAAILAQGARSVFTKSANPDDEQAYYSYLSRCLKLLGPALGDAGEKNGLALVANIEAVLLTVLLLTSSNAVNARQNWRPHLRGAKDLLLKHNKNRPLTKKSKVLIFCKYWFVSFEILAGLGSKNGGTVHVDEELDLLLNYADPYEVQVLTELGLILPNGFNLIGGYHNDCVPHLRDLIKLLNKSRAAKAQASENGKATQL